The following are from one region of the Arthrobacter sp. TMP15 genome:
- a CDS encoding DUF4031 domain-containing protein: MIFIDPPYWPAHGTVFSHLISNTSLDELHAFAAANGVTRRAFDLDHYDVAKRRYEGLVAAGAIPVSGKELARTLMDSGLRIKAKYRVKSVASVLGLRWNALLPGQPHLGSDILTRWNEPHRHYHSGTHLLAVLEALELLTERCVPRTVELAAWFHDAVYNGTATDEEESAKLAQLYLKDVVTPAEVAEVARLVRLTATHAPEPGDSSGHLLCDADLAILGGTPELYSRYISGIRRDYSHVSDCNFTNGRATVVRQLLALRPLFHTRKGQALWAAQAQHNLSRELEQLNQINAVGS, encoded by the coding sequence ATGATCTTCATCGATCCGCCCTACTGGCCAGCGCACGGAACCGTGTTCTCGCATCTGATCTCCAACACCTCACTTGATGAGTTGCACGCCTTTGCGGCAGCCAATGGAGTCACCAGACGCGCTTTTGACCTTGATCACTACGACGTCGCGAAGCGCCGTTACGAGGGTCTGGTCGCAGCAGGAGCTATTCCGGTATCAGGCAAGGAGTTGGCCCGCACACTGATGGACTCTGGGTTGCGAATCAAAGCAAAATACCGAGTCAAATCTGTTGCCTCGGTATTGGGGTTGCGCTGGAACGCCCTCCTGCCGGGCCAGCCACACCTTGGCTCCGATATACTCACCCGCTGGAACGAGCCGCACAGGCACTACCACTCGGGAACGCACCTACTGGCGGTACTGGAAGCACTAGAGCTGCTCACTGAGCGCTGCGTCCCCCGCACCGTGGAACTAGCCGCCTGGTTTCATGACGCCGTCTACAACGGCACCGCCACGGACGAAGAAGAGTCGGCCAAATTAGCGCAACTGTACTTAAAAGATGTAGTGACCCCCGCGGAAGTAGCAGAAGTTGCTCGGCTTGTTCGCCTCACAGCTACCCATGCCCCCGAGCCTGGCGATAGCTCCGGGCACTTGCTTTGCGACGCCGACCTAGCCATCCTTGGCGGTACGCCGGAACTCTATTCCCGCTATATTTCTGGCATTCGCCGCGACTATTCACACGTTTCGGACTGCAATTTTACCAACGGAAGAGCTACCGTAGTACGTCAATTACTAGCCCTGAGACCGCTATTCCATACGCGCAAAGGCCAGGCGCTGTGGGCGGCGCAGGCACAGCACAATCTCAGTCGGGAACTAGAACAGTTGAACCAAATAAATGCCGTGGGTTCATAG
- a CDS encoding YccF domain-containing protein — MKTILNVIWLVFGGFWLALSYFFAGILCCILIITIPWGIASFRIAGYALWPFGRTVVDKPGGTGLASTLGNVIWILVAGIWIVIAHVSTAVAMAITIIGIPLAIANLKMIPVSLMPLGKEIVPTNRPFVASYR; from the coding sequence ATGAAGACAATTTTGAATGTCATTTGGTTGGTGTTCGGCGGCTTTTGGTTGGCGCTGAGCTACTTTTTTGCCGGAATTTTGTGCTGCATTCTCATCATCACCATCCCCTGGGGTATAGCCTCATTCCGCATTGCCGGGTACGCCCTGTGGCCTTTTGGCCGAACCGTTGTTGATAAGCCCGGCGGCACGGGCCTGGCCAGTACGCTGGGCAACGTCATTTGGATTTTGGTGGCGGGAATCTGGATAGTGATTGCACACGTCAGCACTGCAGTTGCCATGGCAATCACCATCATCGGTATCCCCTTGGCTATTGCCAATCTGAAGATGATCCCTGTTTCTTTGATGCCGTTGGGCAAGGAGATAGTGCCCACCAACCGGCCATTTGTGGCCAGTTACCGCTAG
- a CDS encoding pentapeptide repeat-containing protein translates to MASKNEPRAPRLSPLELHDLVVNDDAFFGPGETYDGQRFEQTSFDEADLSSTDFLDCELNRPTLNNTELRGVRFRGTVVNDSFAPIMKGARTSWRDTEITAPRWGSAELYDSSWQSVRIDGGKIDFLNLRTAKITDLQISDAIIGELDLGGATVTRMSLKNCRIGTLDLQQAKLKDLDLRSTDFRILNGIGSMSGVVIDDYQLSLLAPFMAAHLGVTIA, encoded by the coding sequence ATGGCTTCGAAGAATGAACCCCGCGCACCCCGCCTCTCTCCCCTAGAACTGCATGACCTTGTAGTAAATGACGATGCTTTCTTTGGTCCCGGTGAGACGTATGACGGGCAACGTTTTGAGCAGACCTCCTTTGATGAAGCCGATCTGAGCTCAACGGACTTTCTAGACTGTGAGCTCAATAGACCAACTTTGAATAACACCGAGCTTCGTGGTGTGCGGTTCCGTGGCACGGTCGTCAATGACAGCTTCGCCCCGATCATGAAGGGCGCCCGAACCAGCTGGCGGGATACCGAAATCACTGCACCACGGTGGGGCTCTGCAGAACTGTATGACAGCAGTTGGCAGTCGGTACGGATCGACGGAGGGAAGATCGACTTTTTGAACCTGCGCACCGCTAAGATCACCGACCTTCAGATCAGCGATGCCATCATTGGCGAACTTGACCTTGGCGGGGCAACAGTCACCCGCATGTCACTGAAGAACTGCCGGATTGGCACCCTCGACCTCCAGCAGGCCAAGCTCAAAGACCTCGATCTGCGCAGCACCGATTTTCGGATTCTCAACGGCATCGGTTCCATGTCCGGGGTTGTCATTGACGATTACCAACTAAGCCTGCTTGCCCCTTTCATGGCAGCGCACCTTGGCGTCACCATCGCCTAG
- a CDS encoding ubiquinone/menaquinone biosynthesis methyltransferase — protein MAMRKEDSSVQATFNAIARRYDLMNRLMTLNSHRRWCRDVAAIATSAPGRSYLDLATGTGVIAKAIAAVHPAATIIGADFSESMLEVARQQAGNTNIQWQFADAHELPFKDNTFDGVSHGYLLRNVSDLDTVLNEQFRVLKPGGVVAALESSPPSGMLSPFIRLGMRIVIPTLGAIIGRDREAYQYLVDSTLGFLTPKALEQKFQQAGFEHVQVKPRFMGTNMIWVARKPT, from the coding sequence ATGGCAATGCGAAAAGAAGATTCTTCAGTTCAGGCTACTTTCAACGCCATCGCCCGGCGCTATGACCTAATGAACCGGCTCATGACGCTGAATTCACATAGGCGCTGGTGCCGGGACGTTGCCGCCATTGCCACCTCCGCGCCCGGACGCAGCTACCTTGATCTGGCCACGGGGACAGGCGTCATTGCCAAGGCCATCGCAGCGGTGCACCCTGCGGCTACCATCATTGGAGCTGATTTTTCCGAGTCCATGTTGGAGGTGGCCCGCCAGCAAGCGGGCAACACAAATATCCAGTGGCAGTTTGCCGATGCCCATGAACTGCCCTTCAAGGACAATACGTTCGACGGCGTGAGTCACGGATACCTCCTGCGCAATGTCAGCGATCTGGATACGGTGTTGAACGAGCAGTTCCGCGTACTCAAGCCTGGCGGAGTAGTGGCAGCTCTTGAATCGTCCCCTCCCAGCGGCATGCTTTCCCCATTCATCCGTCTTGGCATGCGCATAGTCATCCCAACGTTGGGGGCAATCATTGGCCGCGACCGTGAGGCATACCAGTACCTGGTCGATTCCACCCTGGGCTTCCTGACCCCTAAGGCGTTGGAGCAAAAGTTCCAGCAGGCCGGGTTTGAGCACGTCCAGGTGAAGCCCAGGTTCATGGGCACCAACATGATTTGGGTGGCGCGTAAGCCAACCTGA
- a CDS encoding aldo/keto reductase, with protein sequence MQTVKLGGQGLVVSAEGLGAMGMSAFYGARDDAESTATLNRALDLGISLIDTAEVYGPFLNEQLIGQAIGHRRGEYALATKFGSEVNDDGSRRPVNGSPAYARRALERSLLHLGTDYVDLYYLHRVDPNTPIEETVGAMAEFVAEGKVRFLGLSEAAPATLRRAHATHPITALQTEYSMFEREPESNGVLATARELGIGFVAYSPLGRGLLTGGITSEDDLAANDWRRGMPRFTRENMATNLSMVEQITAIAAAKEVTAAQLALAWVIAQNTVPIPGTKQRKYLEENAAAPDIVLTTEDLAAIEAAVPAGSAAGTRYDEAGLKSVYK encoded by the coding sequence ATGCAAACAGTGAAATTAGGCGGCCAAGGACTTGTTGTATCCGCTGAGGGACTAGGCGCCATGGGCATGAGTGCGTTTTACGGTGCCCGCGATGACGCCGAATCAACGGCCACGCTCAACCGCGCCCTTGATTTGGGCATCAGCTTGATTGACACGGCGGAGGTTTACGGGCCGTTCCTCAATGAGCAACTCATAGGCCAGGCCATTGGGCACCGCCGAGGCGAGTATGCCTTGGCCACGAAGTTTGGCAGCGAAGTTAACGATGATGGTTCCCGGCGGCCCGTCAATGGCAGCCCCGCCTATGCCCGCAGGGCGCTGGAGAGGTCCTTGCTTCACCTTGGCACGGACTACGTGGACCTTTACTATCTGCATCGCGTGGACCCCAACACCCCGATCGAAGAAACTGTGGGAGCCATGGCCGAGTTCGTTGCCGAAGGCAAGGTGCGGTTTCTTGGCCTTTCAGAGGCGGCCCCGGCGACACTTCGGCGCGCACACGCCACCCATCCAATAACCGCGCTACAAACCGAGTACTCCATGTTTGAGCGCGAGCCGGAGAGCAACGGAGTCTTAGCGACAGCCCGCGAACTCGGCATCGGCTTCGTGGCGTACTCCCCGCTGGGCAGAGGTCTTTTGACAGGCGGGATCACCAGTGAAGACGATCTCGCCGCGAACGACTGGCGTCGAGGCATGCCCCGCTTCACCCGTGAGAATATGGCAACGAACTTGTCCATGGTTGAGCAGATCACCGCAATTGCCGCAGCCAAGGAGGTCACGGCCGCACAGCTGGCACTGGCATGGGTCATAGCCCAAAACACTGTTCCCATACCTGGCACCAAACAACGCAAGTATTTGGAGGAGAACGCGGCAGCACCGGACATTGTGCTCACCACCGAAGATCTTGCCGCTATTGAAGCAGCCGTGCCTGCCGGCAGCGCGGCAGGCACCCGATACGATGAAGCCGGCCTAAAGTCCGTCTACAAGTAG
- a CDS encoding ASCH domain-containing protein has translation MTDCSSLPIVEFAFPGLLREQLLAAILDGSKTSTTPTLIEDEVENEELPRIGQQELVINSAGKGVAVIETTEVRHVKLADVDLQDVIDEGEDYTTVAQWRAGHEEFWHSPDMRKAMGDPKFTVDDDTILVLQRFRVIAKLES, from the coding sequence ATGACTGACTGCAGCTCCCTGCCGATTGTTGAGTTCGCCTTCCCGGGACTGCTACGCGAACAACTGCTCGCAGCAATCTTGGACGGCTCAAAAACTTCCACTACCCCGACACTCATCGAAGATGAGGTTGAAAACGAAGAATTACCCCGCATTGGCCAGCAGGAGCTGGTGATTAATTCGGCCGGAAAAGGTGTTGCCGTCATTGAAACTACCGAGGTACGCCACGTGAAGCTGGCCGACGTTGATCTCCAGGACGTCATCGATGAGGGCGAGGACTACACCACCGTGGCACAGTGGCGGGCCGGACATGAAGAGTTTTGGCACTCCCCGGATATGCGCAAGGCCATGGGAGACCCAAAGTTTACGGTGGATGATGACACCATATTGGTGTTGCAGCGCTTTCGGGTCATCGCCAAACTCGAGTCCTAG
- a CDS encoding sialidase family protein translates to MTTRPTSSEFVLARRGVSGHRQYRIPALAVSTHGTLLAAYDGRPNLDDLPNPIDLLIRRSTDNGTSWGPQQTIRTGTGLDGYGDPSLLVDTETGRIFCFHAAGTHAGFFEAVEGLEDKDAIQHADLSFSDDDGLTWQHRSLTAMLKRPGTTGLFAAAGAGIQIHTGPFTGRLVQQFVLLHQGHIKAASAYSDDHGEIWTLGEFISGANENKVVCLADGSLLMHSRATPHRLTALSTDGGHSYTTAQPHSELPDPSDNGSVARFDGLPNVAAWATPETENWLIATHNHDPLLRRNTLLKLTVDNGATWPYAVVLCAGSSQYSTAARLPDGRIGVLYESQGYQEIVFVAFDPQELLTSPVGSLKHDVGTSYAGSVGLSVVLRSITPGRPVVWNSVGETVVLAATEGDWDPAAWKEVGQGYSDEAPQVLSNRESQDGNYGAIIPGYKAGDVLAFAGRVENSAQTNVQVVSVLRENGSTEVVACPEALPAGTARSFNATYEVTQADINAGCLTVAFVMGVRDCGQGLEAKRSFTFDVATGDISES, encoded by the coding sequence GTGACCACTCGTCCTACCTCCTCTGAGTTTGTTCTTGCCCGTCGCGGTGTTTCCGGGCACCGCCAGTACCGCATCCCGGCCCTCGCGGTATCCACTCACGGCACACTCCTGGCCGCCTACGACGGCCGGCCCAATTTGGATGACCTCCCCAACCCAATCGATCTGCTGATCCGCCGCAGCACCGATAATGGAACCTCGTGGGGTCCGCAACAAACAATCCGCACAGGCACCGGTTTGGACGGTTACGGGGATCCAAGTCTGCTTGTTGACACCGAAACCGGGCGCATTTTTTGCTTCCACGCGGCGGGGACCCACGCTGGTTTCTTTGAGGCAGTTGAAGGACTAGAGGATAAGGATGCCATCCAGCACGCGGACCTGAGCTTCTCAGACGACGACGGTCTCACGTGGCAGCATCGCAGCCTCACCGCCATGCTCAAACGCCCGGGTACAACCGGACTTTTTGCTGCTGCGGGCGCTGGCATTCAAATTCACACCGGCCCGTTCACGGGGCGTCTTGTGCAGCAGTTCGTGCTACTTCACCAGGGCCACATTAAGGCCGCCAGCGCCTATAGCGACGATCATGGCGAGATTTGGACTCTCGGTGAATTCATTTCTGGAGCCAATGAAAACAAGGTTGTTTGTTTGGCTGACGGATCACTGCTGATGCACTCCCGCGCCACACCACACAGGCTCACTGCCCTCTCCACAGACGGCGGTCACAGCTATACAACCGCGCAACCGCACAGTGAATTGCCCGACCCCAGCGACAACGGTTCGGTGGCACGCTTCGACGGCTTACCCAATGTGGCAGCGTGGGCCACACCTGAGACTGAGAACTGGCTCATCGCCACCCACAATCATGACCCCCTGCTGCGCCGCAATACGCTCCTGAAGCTAACTGTGGACAACGGCGCAACCTGGCCGTACGCCGTCGTACTGTGTGCAGGCAGTTCACAGTATTCCACCGCTGCCCGCCTGCCCGACGGCCGGATTGGTGTGTTGTATGAGAGCCAGGGTTACCAGGAAATCGTTTTTGTTGCCTTCGATCCGCAAGAGCTCCTCACCTCCCCTGTCGGCTCACTGAAGCACGACGTCGGCACCTCCTATGCCGGAAGCGTTGGGCTGAGCGTTGTGCTGCGTTCCATCACGCCGGGACGCCCAGTGGTTTGGAACAGTGTTGGCGAGACTGTTGTATTGGCTGCGACTGAAGGTGATTGGGACCCGGCCGCTTGGAAGGAAGTCGGTCAGGGCTATTCTGATGAGGCTCCCCAGGTACTTTCAAACCGCGAATCACAGGATGGAAACTACGGTGCCATCATTCCGGGCTACAAGGCTGGAGACGTTCTGGCGTTTGCCGGGAGGGTGGAGAATTCTGCGCAAACCAATGTTCAGGTGGTGTCGGTGCTTCGTGAGAACGGCTCTACCGAGGTTGTTGCCTGCCCTGAAGCGTTGCCAGCCGGGACGGCTCGTAGTTTCAATGCCACATACGAGGTGACTCAGGCCGACATTAACGCCGGCTGCCTCACCGTTGCATTCGTCATGGGTGTGCGGGACTGCGGCCAGGGTCTTGAGGCCAAACGATCCTTCACCTTCGACGTTGCCACTGGCGATATTTCCGAAAGCTGA
- the purM gene encoding phosphoribosylformylglycinamidine cyclo-ligase gives MTNASHDSAAAITYASAGVDTEAGDLAVELMKEAVKATHGPNVVGGFGGFAGLFDASKLLSYKKPYLATSTDGVGTKVAIAQAMDIHDTIGFDLVGMVVDDIVVVGAEPLFMTDYIATGKVVPQRVADTVRGIAAACKVAGTALVGGETAEHPGLLAPDEYDVAGACTGVVEADLLLGPERVREGDVIIGMASSGLHSNGYSLVRRVINHAGWALERQVSELGRTLGEELLEPTRVYAADCLDLTRYLPVTQEKAVHGFSHITGGGLAANLARVLPQGLIGTVDRSTWSLPAIFNLVSQLGNVPLADLERTLNLGVGMVAVVSADAADSAVERLNSRGLPSWVMGTVTTESSNSDKTGSDYTQGAKGVNGGAVRLVGSYAS, from the coding sequence ATGACCAACGCCTCCCATGATTCCGCTGCGGCAATCACTTATGCCAGTGCCGGCGTTGACACCGAAGCCGGTGACCTCGCAGTTGAGCTGATGAAGGAGGCCGTTAAGGCTACCCACGGCCCAAACGTTGTTGGCGGCTTCGGCGGCTTTGCCGGTTTGTTTGATGCTTCCAAACTGCTCAGTTACAAGAAGCCGTATTTGGCAACATCCACTGACGGTGTGGGTACCAAGGTGGCAATCGCCCAGGCCATGGATATCCACGACACCATTGGTTTTGACCTGGTGGGTATGGTTGTCGATGACATTGTTGTGGTGGGTGCCGAGCCGCTGTTCATGACGGACTACATTGCCACCGGTAAGGTTGTTCCCCAGCGCGTGGCAGATACTGTCCGTGGCATTGCTGCTGCCTGCAAGGTTGCCGGGACCGCCCTGGTGGGTGGCGAGACTGCTGAACACCCAGGCCTGCTTGCCCCGGATGAGTACGACGTCGCGGGTGCTTGTACCGGAGTCGTCGAGGCTGACTTGCTGCTGGGTCCGGAACGAGTACGCGAGGGTGATGTCATCATCGGTATGGCGTCTTCCGGCCTGCATTCCAACGGCTACTCGCTTGTTCGTCGCGTTATCAACCACGCGGGTTGGGCTCTTGAGCGTCAGGTGTCTGAACTCGGACGCACCCTGGGCGAAGAGCTCCTTGAACCAACCCGCGTGTATGCAGCCGACTGCTTGGATCTGACCCGGTACCTTCCTGTTACGCAGGAAAAAGCTGTGCACGGTTTCAGTCACATCACCGGTGGCGGTCTGGCTGCCAACTTGGCACGCGTCCTTCCGCAGGGCCTGATTGGCACGGTTGACCGTTCCACGTGGAGCCTACCGGCCATTTTTAACTTGGTTTCACAGCTGGGCAATGTCCCGTTGGCCGATCTCGAACGGACACTGAATTTGGGTGTTGGCATGGTGGCAGTGGTGTCAGCCGACGCCGCAGACTCAGCAGTTGAGCGGTTGAATTCTCGTGGCTTGCCGTCATGGGTCATGGGAACCGTCACCACGGAGTCTTCCAATTCAGATAAAACTGGCTCTGATTACACTCAGGGCGCCAAGGGTGTCAATGGCGGCGCTGTTCGCCTCGTGGGTAGCTACGCTTCCTGA
- a CDS encoding HutD family protein — MQIIRYSALEATPWHNGGGLSRQIAAGPAGSEPWQWRVSLAEVSKAGPFSELPGVDRIITVVEGELIALTIDGVEQALEKYRPFRFSGDSQTCAALPTGALKDLNLMTRRGAFKGYAAIIELSKKRPHPVFADQFAVLLQGSASVTPAPSTVAPDHPQASSPVPAAEALGKFDTVVGSEDAPEVSGRGFLAVLSIDPVGT, encoded by the coding sequence ATGCAAATCATCCGCTACTCCGCACTCGAAGCAACGCCTTGGCACAATGGCGGTGGGCTAAGCCGGCAAATTGCTGCCGGCCCGGCAGGATCAGAGCCGTGGCAATGGCGTGTGAGTCTGGCAGAGGTTTCCAAAGCCGGCCCCTTCTCGGAACTACCAGGGGTGGATCGCATTATCACGGTGGTAGAGGGCGAACTGATCGCACTGACAATAGATGGTGTGGAGCAGGCACTTGAAAAGTACCGTCCGTTCCGTTTTTCAGGCGATTCACAGACCTGCGCAGCCCTACCAACAGGTGCTCTGAAGGACTTGAATCTCATGACCCGACGTGGCGCTTTCAAGGGCTACGCCGCCATCATCGAACTGTCCAAGAAGCGTCCACACCCGGTCTTTGCCGACCAGTTTGCCGTGCTGCTTCAGGGCTCGGCCAGCGTTACGCCAGCGCCCTCGACTGTTGCCCCGGACCATCCGCAGGCATCTTCCCCGGTGCCAGCCGCTGAGGCGCTTGGCAAGTTCGATACGGTGGTAGGTTCCGAGGATGCCCCGGAGGTTTCCGGCCGCGGCTTCCTTGCTGTGCTCAGCATCGACCCGGTCGGCACCTGA
- the clpB gene encoding ATP-dependent chaperone ClpB — protein MDAKFTTKSQEALSAAAMNASTAGNPAVEPAHLLKALMDQRQSVAVALLKGAGVDPDEVSVGASTAIRNLPSSSGTSVAQAQLSRNTLLVVQAAQQTAERMGDNYVSTEHLLLGLADDAGATGSALRQSGATRAALDAALPSVRGDGKVTTPDPENTFEALEKFGVDMTAIARSGKLDPVIGRDAEIRRVIQVLSRRTKNNPVLIGEPGVGKTAVVEGLAQRMVAGDVPESLRGKSLISLDLSAMVAGAKYRGEFEERLKAVLEEIKASDGQIVTFIDEIHTVVGAGASEGSMDAGNMLKPMLARGELRLIGATTLDEYRENIEKDPALERRFQQVYVGEPSVDDTIGILRGLKERYEAHHKVAIADSALVAAATLSNRYISGRHLPDKAIDLMDEAASRLRMEIDSAPEEIDQLRRAVDRLTMEELALSGETDAASMERLDALRADMADKKEELSGLNARWEAEKAGLNRVGDLKAKLDELRSIADKAQRDGDLEQASRVLYGEIPALQHELEAAAAEEESADKAELMVAEEVTADDIAEVISAWTGIPAGRMLQGESQKLLQMEQVLGSRLIGQASAVTAVSDAVRRARAGISDPDRPTGSFLFLGPTGVGKTELAKALADFLFDDERAMIRIDMSEYSEKHSVSRLVGAPPGYVGYDEGGQLTEAVRRRPYSVVLLDEVEKAHPEVFDILLQVFDDGRLTDGQGRTVDFRNVIIVLTSNLGSQFLVDQSLSEDEKHKAVMSIVESSFKPEFLNRLDEIVMFDALTVDELSRIVDLQVQSLAARLYQRRLSLEVTEAAKAWLALTGYDPAYGARPLRRLVQRQIGDRLAKEILAGAITDGDTVLVDTSADFDELDPISGATSGLTVSRK, from the coding sequence TTGGACGCCAAATTCACCACTAAGAGCCAGGAGGCTCTTTCCGCCGCCGCCATGAACGCCTCCACCGCCGGGAATCCTGCGGTGGAGCCCGCCCACCTGCTCAAGGCCCTCATGGATCAGCGCCAAAGCGTTGCTGTGGCCCTTTTGAAGGGCGCAGGAGTGGACCCGGATGAGGTCAGTGTTGGTGCCAGTACAGCCATTCGCAACCTCCCGTCGTCGTCCGGGACCTCGGTAGCCCAGGCACAATTGAGCCGAAACACCCTGTTGGTGGTGCAGGCCGCGCAGCAGACCGCCGAGCGCATGGGAGATAACTATGTCTCCACCGAGCACCTGCTTTTGGGTCTAGCGGACGACGCCGGAGCAACAGGAAGTGCCCTGCGCCAGAGTGGTGCCACTAGAGCCGCGCTGGATGCGGCGCTTCCGTCAGTGCGTGGCGATGGCAAGGTCACCACCCCCGATCCCGAGAACACGTTTGAAGCACTGGAAAAATTTGGTGTTGACATGACAGCCATTGCCCGCTCCGGCAAGCTTGATCCGGTGATTGGCCGCGATGCCGAGATTCGCCGGGTCATCCAGGTACTGAGCCGTCGCACCAAGAATAACCCGGTGTTGATCGGGGAGCCTGGCGTTGGCAAAACAGCCGTTGTTGAAGGTCTGGCCCAGCGGATGGTTGCAGGGGATGTGCCCGAATCGCTGCGCGGTAAGTCGTTGATCAGTCTTGACCTCTCAGCCATGGTGGCCGGGGCCAAATACCGTGGCGAATTTGAGGAGCGCCTCAAAGCTGTCCTTGAGGAGATCAAGGCCTCCGATGGGCAGATCGTGACGTTCATCGATGAAATCCACACGGTTGTGGGTGCTGGTGCCTCGGAAGGTTCCATGGATGCGGGCAATATGCTCAAACCCATGCTGGCGCGCGGTGAGTTGCGCCTGATCGGTGCCACAACCCTCGATGAGTACCGGGAAAACATTGAGAAGGATCCGGCTTTGGAGCGCAGATTCCAGCAGGTCTACGTTGGTGAACCCAGTGTTGATGACACCATCGGTATTTTGCGTGGGCTGAAGGAGCGTTATGAAGCGCACCACAAAGTGGCCATCGCAGACTCTGCCCTGGTCGCGGCCGCAACACTGTCCAACCGCTACATCAGCGGCCGCCACCTGCCTGACAAGGCCATTGACTTGATGGATGAGGCGGCTTCCCGGCTGCGCATGGAGATTGACTCCGCGCCGGAGGAGATCGACCAGCTGCGCCGCGCCGTCGACCGCCTGACAATGGAGGAATTGGCCCTCAGCGGGGAAACTGATGCGGCATCCATGGAACGCCTTGATGCCCTCCGCGCGGATATGGCTGACAAAAAGGAAGAGCTTTCCGGATTGAACGCCCGGTGGGAAGCCGAGAAGGCCGGCCTGAACCGTGTGGGTGATCTGAAGGCCAAACTTGATGAGCTGCGCTCCATTGCGGACAAGGCACAGCGCGACGGCGATCTTGAGCAGGCGTCTCGGGTCCTGTACGGGGAAATCCCGGCTTTACAGCACGAATTAGAGGCTGCTGCGGCTGAGGAGGAGTCCGCTGATAAGGCAGAACTCATGGTGGCAGAGGAAGTCACCGCTGATGATATAGCAGAAGTCATTTCGGCCTGGACAGGGATTCCGGCCGGACGGATGTTGCAGGGTGAAAGCCAAAAGCTGCTGCAAATGGAGCAGGTTTTGGGATCCCGACTAATCGGCCAAGCCTCAGCTGTCACCGCTGTCTCTGACGCCGTCCGCCGGGCACGCGCCGGCATCAGCGATCCGGACAGGCCCACGGGCTCGTTCCTGTTCCTTGGACCCACGGGTGTTGGTAAAACTGAGCTGGCCAAGGCGTTGGCTGACTTCCTCTTCGACGACGAACGCGCCATGATCCGCATCGATATGAGCGAATACTCTGAGAAGCACTCCGTCTCGAGGCTGGTTGGTGCGCCTCCCGGTTACGTGGGTTACGACGAGGGTGGGCAGCTGACTGAGGCCGTACGCCGCCGGCCATACTCCGTTGTGCTGTTGGACGAAGTTGAAAAGGCGCACCCGGAAGTTTTTGACATCCTTCTGCAGGTGTTCGACGACGGTCGGCTCACCGACGGTCAGGGTAGAACAGTTGATTTCCGCAACGTCATCATTGTCCTGACCTCGAATTTGGGCTCCCAGTTCTTAGTTGACCAGTCACTGTCAGAGGATGAAAAGCACAAGGCAGTCATGTCCATTGTGGAGTCCTCATTCAAACCTGAGTTCCTGAACCGGCTCGATGAGATCGTCATGTTTGATGCGCTCACCGTGGATGAACTTTCGCGAATTGTTGACCTGCAGGTGCAGTCTCTGGCAGCCCGGCTGTACCAGCGGCGCCTGAGCCTTGAGGTGACCGAGGCTGCGAAGGCATGGCTGGCTCTGACGGGTTACGATCCTGCCTACGGTGCGCGGCCCCTGCGCAGGTTGGTGCAACGACAGATCGGTGACAGGCTGGCCAAGGAAATTTTGGCTGGTGCCATTACCGACGGCGACACAGTTTTGGTGGATACCTCGGCCGACTTCGATGAACTGGACCCGATTTCAGGTGCTACCTCCGGACTGACTGTCAGCCGGAAATAG
- a CDS encoding DUF3073 domain-containing protein, with product MGRGRQKAKATKQARDIKYYSPNTDYSALQKELGATTRRAPSHHVEIPAEPDYSAYEDKYADQFEDDDEVDTRRIG from the coding sequence ATGGGGCGCGGCCGTCAAAAGGCGAAGGCAACCAAGCAGGCTCGGGACATTAAGTACTACTCCCCGAACACTGATTATTCTGCTCTGCAAAAAGAGCTCGGTGCGACTACTCGGCGAGCCCCGAGCCATCACGTTGAGATTCCTGCAGAGCCGGATTATTCGGCATATGAAGATAAATATGCGGATCAGTTTGAGGACGACGACGAAGTGGACACCCGCCGCATTGGCTAG